A single window of Methylomarinum sp. Ch1-1 DNA harbors:
- a CDS encoding EscU/YscU/HrcU family type III secretion system export apparatus switch protein produces the protein MSGHTYYTSDLAVALKYDGENAPKVTAKGEGVTAQQILELAEQHGVPLQNQPELARILAQVPLGDEIPQQLYVAVAEVIAFAYFLSGKTAADDTES, from the coding sequence ATGAGCGGTCACACCTACTACACTAGCGATCTGGCGGTCGCCCTGAAATACGACGGTGAAAACGCCCCCAAGGTCACCGCCAAGGGGGAAGGCGTGACTGCTCAACAGATTCTGGAACTCGCCGAACAACACGGCGTACCGTTACAAAACCAACCGGAACTTGCCAGGATACTGGCCCAGGTTCCGCTGGGCGATGAAATCCCGCAGCAACTCTATGTCGCCGTCGCCGAAGTCATCGCCTTCGCCTATTTTCTGAGCGGCAAAACCGCCGCCGACGACACCGAATCATGA
- the smc gene encoding chromosome segregation protein SMC, which translates to MKLEKIKLSGFKSFVDPTTIPISGNLTAVVGPNGCGKSNIIDAVRWVMGESSAKHLRGGSMADVVFNGSSTRKPVSTAFVELVFDNSEGKAGGEYAKYNTISIKRQVSRDGQSLYQLNGSRCRRKDITDLFLGTGLGARSYAIIEQGTISRMVEAKPDDLRVHIEEAAGISKYKERRHETETRMRHTRENLERLDDLREEVEKQLKHLQKQAEKAEKYTELKKLERRFKQELLAMRWNSYHQTSQQLENKLQDIAAEHNRLFVLLRETDQNIEAKRNEQKRQQQKLDQAQGDYYHVVSEVSRLEQTIRHNEQSHEETLVEINRLKQQSEQSVAEYQQDMQQLEEIRQALLEAEETLVIAREREEETEVIQQESQQQKFEWQQRWETFLAENARYREQSEVQRAKLSQLENQRRQLQMRVDKLQGEQSELTNTQLQADMEALESSIDLLESERDSLHQQLEQQHQRIGEQRQQVKQLHDQLHDQRAELHGVSGKITSLELLQQHAMGKDKKDLAPWLEQMHLSGQRRLAEFLEADAHWETAVETVLSSYLEAVCVENVERIVPGLQSLGAQSLILFETEQATGGGDEDSLLLTKIRSDWNLSTLLSGIHCAEDIAAARNMLAQLHDYESVVLPDGTWLGKNWIKVTRGSDSKTGVLHREKELRELKQRQLELQALIEESEQRLEDTEQALKHSESQRESIQQQDKQLGGELSSKNAEFSAQSARHEQQQRRLQQVSQEIDEIVAELTDNAEAVAEAEHLKQEAEQRLERLESQKMDLEQMNEELQAQQHDNDRTVNEARRQVHTLQAQIDSLRSSEQLTARQIERLQLQNRQAAERIEELEQKLQSTLSPMDDEKMALQGYSDKKQLLERQLKQEREVQQENENIIAELAERHSRTQREMERQKEALDKVRFQQQDSNVRQQTLTEQLEEVDADPEKILQSLSDEADEQAWKRKVDDLGAQIERLGSINLTAIEEYQAQSERMNFLNEQHDDLMEALNTLDQAISKIDKESRHRFKETFDKINSGLQEKFPRLFGGGQAYLELTDQDLLEAGVNIIARPPGKRNSSIHLLSGGEKALTAVALVFSIFELNPAPFCLLDEVDAPLDDANVVRFSQMVEDMSKTVQFLYISHNKVTMEIAKQLAGVTMKEPGVSRMVAVDIEEAVIMAES; encoded by the coding sequence ATGAAGCTGGAAAAAATCAAACTTTCAGGTTTTAAATCATTTGTCGACCCGACCACGATCCCGATTAGCGGCAATTTGACTGCGGTAGTCGGGCCGAACGGCTGCGGCAAGTCGAATATTATCGATGCCGTGCGCTGGGTGATGGGGGAGAGTTCGGCCAAACACTTGCGCGGCGGCAGCATGGCCGATGTGGTATTCAATGGTTCCTCGACGCGCAAACCGGTCAGCACGGCCTTTGTCGAACTGGTATTCGATAATAGTGAAGGCAAGGCCGGTGGCGAGTATGCCAAATACAACACCATTTCCATCAAGCGTCAGGTCAGCCGCGATGGCCAGTCGCTTTACCAGTTAAACGGTTCTCGTTGCCGGCGCAAGGATATCACCGACTTGTTTTTGGGCACCGGTCTGGGTGCGCGCAGCTATGCGATTATCGAGCAGGGCACGATTTCACGGATGGTCGAGGCCAAGCCGGATGATTTGCGCGTGCATATCGAAGAAGCGGCCGGCATTTCCAAGTATAAGGAGCGCCGTCATGAAACCGAAACGCGGATGCGTCATACTCGGGAAAATCTGGAACGTCTGGATGATTTGCGCGAGGAAGTCGAGAAGCAGCTGAAGCATTTGCAAAAACAGGCGGAAAAGGCGGAAAAATACACCGAACTGAAAAAGCTGGAACGGCGGTTCAAGCAGGAACTGCTGGCGATGCGCTGGAACAGTTATCACCAGACATCCCAGCAACTGGAAAACAAATTGCAGGACATTGCCGCCGAACATAATCGGCTGTTCGTATTGCTTAGAGAAACCGATCAAAATATCGAGGCTAAAAGGAACGAGCAAAAACGGCAACAGCAGAAACTCGATCAGGCGCAAGGCGACTATTATCATGTCGTTTCGGAAGTCAGCCGCCTCGAACAGACGATACGCCATAATGAACAAAGCCATGAAGAAACGCTGGTTGAAATCAATCGTCTGAAACAGCAAAGCGAGCAATCCGTCGCCGAATATCAGCAGGACATGCAGCAGCTGGAGGAAATCAGGCAGGCGTTGCTGGAGGCCGAAGAGACCCTGGTCATCGCTCGGGAACGAGAGGAGGAGACGGAGGTTATTCAACAGGAATCGCAGCAACAGAAGTTCGAATGGCAACAGCGCTGGGAGACGTTTTTGGCCGAAAACGCCCGTTATCGCGAACAAAGCGAGGTGCAGCGGGCCAAGTTGAGTCAACTGGAAAACCAGCGCCGGCAGCTGCAGATGCGGGTCGACAAATTGCAAGGAGAACAAAGCGAATTGACCAACACCCAATTGCAAGCCGATATGGAGGCACTGGAGAGCAGTATCGATCTGCTCGAGTCGGAACGCGACAGTCTGCACCAGCAACTGGAGCAGCAACATCAGCGGATCGGCGAACAGCGCCAGCAAGTCAAGCAGTTGCACGATCAGTTGCACGACCAGCGCGCGGAACTGCACGGCGTCAGCGGTAAAATCACCTCGCTGGAGCTGTTGCAACAGCATGCGATGGGTAAAGATAAAAAGGATCTGGCCCCCTGGCTGGAACAGATGCATTTGAGCGGCCAGCGGCGTTTGGCGGAATTTCTCGAGGCCGATGCGCATTGGGAAACCGCGGTGGAAACCGTGTTAAGCAGCTATCTGGAAGCGGTTTGCGTCGAGAATGTCGAGCGGATCGTGCCCGGCTTGCAATCATTGGGCGCACAATCGCTGATCTTGTTCGAGACCGAACAAGCCACTGGCGGCGGCGATGAGGATTCGCTGCTGTTGACGAAAATACGCTCCGATTGGAACTTGTCGACCTTGCTGAGCGGCATCCATTGCGCCGAAGACATCGCCGCCGCGCGCAACATGTTGGCGCAGCTGCATGATTATGAGTCGGTGGTGTTGCCTGACGGCACCTGGCTGGGTAAAAACTGGATCAAGGTGACGCGCGGCAGCGACAGTAAAACTGGCGTGTTGCATCGGGAAAAGGAATTGCGTGAACTGAAGCAGCGGCAACTGGAGTTGCAGGCGCTGATCGAAGAGTCCGAGCAACGTCTTGAGGATACCGAGCAGGCGTTAAAGCACAGCGAAAGCCAGCGTGAGTCGATCCAGCAGCAGGATAAGCAGCTGGGCGGCGAATTATCGAGCAAAAACGCCGAATTCAGCGCCCAGTCGGCTCGCCACGAACAACAGCAGCGGCGTTTGCAACAGGTCTCCCAAGAGATTGATGAAATTGTCGCCGAATTGACCGATAATGCAGAAGCCGTTGCCGAGGCCGAACACTTGAAGCAGGAAGCGGAGCAACGGTTGGAGCGACTGGAGTCGCAAAAAATGGACTTGGAGCAGATGAACGAGGAATTGCAGGCGCAGCAGCACGATAATGATCGAACCGTCAATGAGGCGCGCAGACAGGTTCATACCTTACAGGCGCAAATCGATTCGCTGAGATCGTCGGAGCAATTGACCGCCAGACAAATCGAAAGACTGCAATTACAGAATCGGCAGGCGGCGGAACGTATCGAGGAACTGGAGCAAAAGCTGCAGAGCACCTTGTCGCCGATGGACGATGAAAAAATGGCTTTGCAAGGTTACAGCGACAAGAAACAGTTGTTGGAGCGGCAACTGAAACAGGAACGAGAAGTCCAGCAGGAAAACGAAAACATCATAGCCGAGCTGGCGGAGCGGCATAGTCGCACGCAACGTGAAATGGAGCGGCAAAAAGAAGCGTTGGACAAGGTCAGGTTTCAGCAGCAAGACAGCAATGTCAGGCAGCAAACCCTGACCGAACAGCTGGAGGAGGTAGACGCCGATCCTGAAAAGATATTGCAGTCATTGTCTGACGAGGCCGATGAGCAGGCATGGAAACGCAAGGTCGATGACTTGGGCGCACAAATCGAGCGTCTCGGCTCCATCAACCTGACTGCGATTGAGGAATATCAAGCACAATCCGAGCGAATGAATTTTCTCAACGAGCAGCATGACGATTTGATGGAGGCGTTGAACACGTTGGATCAGGCCATCAGTAAAATCGACAAGGAAAGCCGTCATCGCTTCAAGGAGACCTTCGACAAGATCAATAGCGGCTTACAGGAGAAGTTTCCGCGTCTGTTCGGCGGGGGGCAGGCTTATTTGGAGCTGACCGATCAGGATTTATTGGAGGCCGGCGTCAATATCATCGCTCGTCCTCCCGGAAAACGAAACAGCTCGATTCATTTATTGTCCGGCGGAGAAAAGGCCTTGACTGCGGTCGCCCTGGTGTTTTCGATTTTCGAGCTCAATCCGGCGCCGTTCTGTCTGTTAGACGAGGTCGATGCGCCGCTAGATGACGCCAATGTGGTCAGGTTTTCACAAATGGTGGAGGATATGTCTAAGACGGTACAGTTTTTATACATTTCCCATAACAAGGTGACGATGGAAATTGCAAAACAATTGGCAGGTGTTACCATGAAGGAACCCGGGGTTTCCCGGATGGTTGCGGTTGATATTGAAGAAGCGGTCATTATGGCGGAAAGCTGA
- the queF gene encoding preQ(1) synthase, which produces MTTKPSKDLETFVNPNPGRDYTIHIEIPEFTCLCPKTGQPDFATINIEYVPDQLCVELKALKLYMWSFREQGAFHEAVTNEILDDIVKATQPNFMRIRAEFNVRGGIYTTVVAEHRNPSWQAPETVTLP; this is translated from the coding sequence ATGACTACGAAACCGAGTAAAGACCTGGAAACTTTTGTCAACCCGAACCCCGGCCGTGATTACACGATACACATCGAGATCCCCGAGTTTACCTGCCTGTGCCCAAAAACCGGGCAGCCCGATTTTGCCACGATCAACATCGAATATGTCCCCGATCAGCTGTGCGTGGAGTTGAAGGCGCTGAAGTTATACATGTGGTCATTCCGCGAACAAGGCGCCTTTCATGAGGCCGTCACCAACGAAATCCTCGATGATATCGTTAAGGCCACCCAACCCAACTTCATGCGCATCCGCGCCGAATTCAACGTCCGCGGCGGCATTTATACCACCGTGGTGGCCGAGCACCGCAATCCAAGCTGGCAAGCGCCGGAAACAGTCACGCTGCCATAA